The window TATCCCAAATCACTCCAGGCTCTTGTTCTCAGGTCATAAGTGCCATGGTTGTAGCAATAATGGGAAATACCTGAAGCAAAGACGTTAAATTCAGGTCTTGCATCATCTTAAAATCGCAAATTCAGACAGGGGAACCACGGATGGACCAGAAGATTCAGcaagtgggatttgaaccttTGCAGCGGCTGTGGAAAAAACTGGTTAAGATGCGGTTCCTCAGGCTCTTTTCCAAGACACATCAGCATCTTGGCGTTCAACGGCTGACAGAGCGATCAACATCTGTGCCGCGTAGTAAGTCGCCATTATGATGAGTCGGGAATGAGGCACGGGGAAACAGAACTTGTTGACGGCAATGGTGAGGTCGGACACCATGAAGAGGACGGCTCCGAGACACGCCGAAAGTTTCGTCCAGGTCCAGAGGTCGTTGGCGAGCTGGACGCCGGCGATGGCCCTCCAGCCCATGAATCCGATGAGAGCGGTGTAAACGGCCACCAAGTAGGTAAAAGGACCGGAGAGGTAGGGGTAGAGGAGACTGTAACTAAGGCCCGAGATGACGGAAATGATCAGACCTGCTCTGAAGTTTAGGGGCTTCATCCCGAAGGCCGAAGAGTAGAGAATGTGGGTGATGGCGAACATTAGCAGTCCTGATAACGGCAGAGATACAATTATCATGATGATATAACAGATAACAAACATGGTGTTAATAATAATCTTTGTACAAGATACACTGGAGGCCGATGTTAGCTTTGGAAATGTTTTTTCCGTAAGTCATGGAAAATTTAAGCTTGAGTAACTGTGTGGTTCCCAAGGGTATCTTTGGGGTGCATGGCTTGTTCCCTTAACCCAGAGCTAAAAACCTCATTCAACctttatgggtgattctcacgaaagcattgaaacaccacggcactaatgattttagctttaaaatgtgtaatatagtaacattaaaaagcatcagaattaacacaatactctgttctaccttgcaccatgtgtgatttcaacataagaatttataattgtacattttatctcattttctgctaaaattctcattaccgcaatgtgcccggctgtgtttgaacatgcgttatgttgtaatttaatgacattaacacaaaaatattaagaaaaaaaataaatggatgttttgctagactactttagatgacatatatatatttactgaatattcatgtataataataatgaagaaaattaggaaaatgatgtgtccatgcctgatgttctcatcctccgcaacactttttgagaacagtttaagcacacatacagaattttaataaagtttgattttgagtgaccaagcacatggaccagttacttcaagatggctaccaggtaagatcatttttttacagttaatttgaaatattgtcttgtcagaatgcttacacgacattttgattatcattaccgcaacagatgcttattaaatgttaatttaattaatagaagcataatactttgattttaaatgcatgtgcagaatctccaaattatgttctttcaggtttgtcatgtcattttgaaaatatgtcagtgttgatgttttctgactgttgcggtaatgagattttttaggactaattttttaattatgttacaaaaagtgttaaatgataagtaaaagttttaaaattaatgttcccatttactccagactttgtttttcaatgtctggtgggaaaaaaagtacatttaagcaatttttacattttcatgcttgacatttttaaaaccaagttttcgtgagaatcacccttataCAGAATAAGAGCTGCTGAATCAGGCATGATAGCTCAGGGTATCTTGTACATTGtgcatttggcaaacacttttGCATtcagtgtatacattttatcagtatgtgtgttgcctgggatcgaacccatgaccttttctctaccaactgagctacaggaagacTACTAATTAAAAGACACAGATCTTCTCGAGCTCTTTTCCTGAAGATCATTGCAAACAACTTGAAATTATGCATTCAATCCTATTCTATTCAAATCAGAGCCACACAAATGAATTAACTCACCGTGACTAAAGTAGCCTTGCTCTTGCCAGATGAGAAATGCGTCACCCAAAGCTGAAAAAATAAGTCCTGCCAGGATTTTCCTGGCACTGGAGTGGGCACCTAAAAAGCCGATGCCATGGGCTAGCAGGAAAACCCAGAGACAAAAAATGGGCAGACATTTGATGAGGGCACTAAACCAGGAGGGGCTCGAGGTGGGCAGCCACAGAACAAAGTAGACGCAGGTGGCTTTGAAGAACGGCACAAGCTTCGGGCCTTCACTTTTGACCTGCAAATCAACAAAAGCAATGACGTGATATTTATCGGTAGGGAAACTCATCATCATTTCTGTAAGAAGGAACAATGTTAATATAGAATAAAACTTATTCTTTCATCAGCACGTATTAACTTGCTCCGCCCCTATAATGACATCACTTCGGTTGACATCACTAAGGCAGCTCGAGTTTCAACACTTGATAGTGATGTGTCCTAAGGCGAATTAtgaataattattaataatccATGAATCTCCATTTATGCTATCGGGTTGTGAATGTATTTTCATTTAACAGTTTCCACagcttagttaacttcaaattcaaggacctttcaaggactttccaggtctaataccctcaaattcaaagactaaatgtggggacacatgtcaagtgagagcaaggttaccttttaagatacattgttacagttccctttcgaggaaactcgcgctgcgtcactgtggtgatactttggggacgcctccaggggtaagtgtgtctgaatgtgtagatcaaattcaaccaatggtgaagctTATCGACAAAGACAGGATGACGCGgaagtcaggaagtatatcgctatctgaaatattgccaaagacggcattacagggacgcaggaagtatgacaagggagacgcagcgtctcgttcccttctcaaggacaaacagttacatacataacccgagacgttttcatgtgtcaaacacaactatgcaaaaaagcattttggtatgaatcaacattcacatatagaagatataagcatttaaagtgaacagtttagcacgtgtgcttaaaaagtctagaatttttatgatattatcctacactacacagggaataatatggatttttttccacttcttgcataaaatagattatctattatatatctatttatgtatattttcaaaaacctcCCAGGGCCTTAAATTATTTCACttagattcacaaactttcaaggatttcaaggaccagtgggagtttatatactgtaaaaaaattctttagAAATTatagtattactgggtattactgccAACTagcatttatgttatttactggcaacggtttgtttaaagttaaatgaacattaaacgttttcagtctttatcttctacagtaagtttctggcaaccagctgcataattacagctatttttacagtgtaggaaatAAAAAAGAGGGTGTTAAAATGattcaaaaatgtgtttcaCACGCCAAAGATGTGTAAGACAttgcaaataaataaactatgaaCATTTACACTGATACCAAACACAAGACAACTGGGCTGTCCTTCCCACAGTGCTATCTTTGCTCACATAGGGAGTGTGGTAGACCGATAAGACGAAATTCTGAAAAAATGAGAGAGAATAAAATGATCATGAGATGAAGGCTAGACTGAGATGAAGGCCTAGACTGAGGTACCCTTTGGGGACCCACAGGGTCAAATTTGTCCTTCGTGATTGCACAACTACCCAATTACAAAACAAGGTAAGGTTTGTAACTCAGAGGTCTGTCAGCTGTAGATGTATTTACAGCTTCGCTAATCTTAAAAGGAAGTTGTCAAAGAGAAGTGTGATTACTAACATTTTCCACAAGTATAAACCACAAAAGCTCCTTACTCGTGCGACAGTCTTTGTGGTAGCCTGCATGGCTGCTAGGTTATTGCCAAGTAGAATTTAAAGGGAAATttcaccctaaaatgaaaattgacttctatagtatttgtttttcttgtggAAGTCAATTAGCTGTGtgcttactatcatttatcTAAATATCTTCTTTGGTCTTCAACAGAAAATggaaaatcatacaggtttaaaaagaACACGAGAGGGAGTAAAGATGACTGAATTTtagttttgggtgaactatccctttaaattttgATACATGGTTCAGTGCAAGTCTAAGCTTTTAGTGGTTTATCCTCAGGTGAAAATTGttggtaaaaatatattttttaataatgttaCGCACAGATCTCATTAacaagtaaatgtaaatatttctcaATTGGTCTTGGCTTAGTCTTGGAATTCGCAGTCTGGGTCTTTGGCTACGGGGCAAGTGGAAAAAGTCTATTGTTAGCAAGTGTATATTTTAATCAGATTCTGATGTCCCCCTGCAGTCTGAGAAAGGTCACGTTGAAAAACAGAGACACTAGGAAACAAACAACGTGAGGAGATGAAGTGGAAATCATGGTAGGAACACAGCATGTTTTCTTTATGCAGACTATGAATGCGAGGAGGCACATTCGTTTTAAATGGGGGTCTAGTGGTTGATAAAAAGCTGGTGAACAAAAGATCATACAACTAGCTATTACAATTGTGTCCTTTAGCAAGACATTTAACAGCTGTGATGTTAAAATACAATAGATAATAATAATCCACTAAATCTGTGAATTTTTAGGACTTAGAATGGTTTTTCGGATGTGGGCACCCGGTGACATCCTGGAAATGGTAAATCATATGCATTCCTGATTTATTAAATGTTCCTTAAGCAATCCAtgacaataaaaatgtatgGATTTTAGTAGATAGCCTACTGTAAATACTAATGTACCCCTAAGCTTGACAAAAAATGTACAAGTTAgcctaataaaatatttatttattgcatataATTATTTGGTCCAATCAAATACTTTCTCAGGGtttccacgggtccttgaaatccttgaaattttgtgaatttgagggaaaattcaaggccattggaagtttttgaaaatatccaCACATAGatgcaggtcattgaaagtgcttgaatctattttatgcaagaagttttctgggaaaaaaatccatattattccctgtgtagtgttggataatatcataaaaatgcgAGACTTTTTAaccacacgtgctaaactgttcgctttaaatgcttatatcttctgtatgcgaatgttgattcataccaaaatgcttttttgcatagttgtgtttgacacatgaaaacgtctcgggttatgtatgtaactcttgttccctgagaagggaatgagacgctgcgtctctcttgccatacttcctgtgtccctgttaTGCAGTCtttgcaatatttcagatagcgatatactttctggttcccgcgtcaccctgtctttgtcgttaagcctcaccattagttgaatttgatatacacattcagacacacttacccctggaggcgtccccaaagtgtcaccgcagtgacgcagcgcgagttccctcgaaagtgAACTGTCACAATGTATCtaaaaaggtaacatgatgtaaccttgctctcacctgaaatgtgtccccacatttagtccttgaatttgagggtattggacctggaaagtccttgaaaggtccttgaatttgaagttaactaagatgtgggaaccctgcttTCTAGAATGAGAACATGTTTTTGCCCCATCTGCAATAGCAAAGGCCTAAATAAGACAGCAGATGACTCCCAGCCGGATCAGCGCCAACGTTGGCAGCTCCGGTGTGGATCCGGTCCgaagtcgtctgctgtctggttATTTCCTATTTGaaataaatgtcattttttaaataccatATATTGGCATGGGTCTCCAAACCTGTTCCTGGAGGGCAcctgtcctgcagattttagttTCAACCTCAATAAAAACACCTGAACCTGCAAATCAAATTGTTTAGGGCTACCTAAAAATTAAAGGCAGGTTTGTTGGTGTAgggttgaaaataaaatatgcaGGACAGGTGCCCTTCAGGAACAACGTTGTAAACCCAAGGGTATAGTGCAGGGTATATGCAGGTATAGACGGATTCATCGGACGCATCTGGACGGAACTTAACAACAATAGCTGAATGTGGCGCTGCATCAGTCATCACTTTGTTCATCAAGATCTGAGGACATTTTGGACAGACATAAATAACTTTGCTGAAACAACAAAGTGAAAGTCGCGTCGCTCTTATTGCAATAACCTTGCACGCGCCTGTATGAAAGAGGAACAATTGGTTTGTCACGAGTGTTGCCACTAAATAAAACCGCTTTGAAAGCGAGAGAAACGCGGGGAAACAACGACAATGCACAACTACAAAGCCCACAGGCACAATGCTGTTATGCTTAATAATGGATCATTAAATCTTTGGATAAATGAACAGCATAATTTATGATCGTGTAGCACATGGTTTGCCGAGGTAAAGTAAACATGAACATGCTGGCCTTGATCACGTGCTCATTGTTATTCCCCAGATAACAGTGCACATATAAATACagtatacacatatatatttgtatgaCTTTAACAGAAACACTGATAAGTAGCCTATATATTGTCTGTGTGCAATGTATTCATTATACGAAAAAAGTGGTAAGTAGACTCATATAGCAATACGTAATCAAAAATATGTGCGCATTTCCTTAACGTATGAAACTAATACCGAATGtatattataattaaaaaatatagtttatttGGATTATAAAGTGTTATACTCGATTAAATTCAAATTGATTTTGATAAAAGCCTTTAATAAAGGAAACAGACTCACCACAGTGACAGGCGAGACCATCGTTGCCTTAATATCGTTCCTGGCTTTGCCTAACCGGTGGAGAGATGCGTAGAGAAATAAAGCACACGGCAGATTTTACGTCCCTTTGTATGTGAGATTTGTTTTGGTCTTGTGTTTTGGACAGGCCATCATCAGTGGGAGGAGAGAAATCGTCTGTAATGTGGGTGGAGCctacggattaaaaacacaccGTGACGTAGTTCCAATTCCGTCCAATCATAATGCAGAAATCGCCGAGCCTCACGCAAATGCGGAcgtaaaaatacattaatgttTTCAAATTTACAATTCACTCTATTATCTTTTATTATagatttatttcatattaaaaacgCAGGAATTGAATGAAAGCGatatttaataaactgtgaACAGTCGACCACACTTTTTACTTGATTTATATTGCCACCTTGTGGAAAAATTCAAAATTATTATTGGTTcgatgggttgtttttaactcaTTGCACTTTGCTAATTCTTTTACTATtttagttaaataaataaatgaacaaacaaacaaacaaacaagcaaacatataATCATTTTTGTCGTCCTCTGTAGTATGGTTTTCATTTAGTTTGTTGAactataatatttatattatttaggAAGTTATGGAGCATTAGTGCATTTTGTAGACGTGTAGATTGATAAGTATATATTTTCAATGACAAATATTTAGAATTAGAAAAGGCAGAAAATTATCTTAAATTATGACTAGtcttatctttattaattaattattattattttgtattattattattgtttttattattattaaaatgtacaatttatattgatttacaatttaaattaaattataattttttaaaattattttcattacaGTATATTTCACCGGAAGTGACGAGCGGATTTGAACCGGATGACGTGGGTTTGGGCATTAGTTCTAGAAAACACAAATCTCACAGGATTTCGGTGTTCGCGTTATTTTTTAAAGCCTTTTTGTTTCAAATCGTTTGATGACACTTTGGGTTATCTGATCCGGTATCACTGATCCGGTTTCATTATTCACAACGCGAAGAATCTCGTTTGTATATCTGATAAATCCACAGTTCTTGGGGGTTTAAATGTACAACAGCTGATCCAACATGACGACCAGAAGCTAAAGCTAGTTGATTTAATCGAGGGATTTCTCTTCTTCTTTCTTTTATAATACTCGTTGTATAAAACAATCTAcctttggtttatatttaaagttGTAAAATAAGTAGTTATCGGTAGGACAAGTGCTAGCTATTTCTATTAGCTAAGTGAGCTTTGGACAGTGTTAGCAGTCACTATGGATTTCGATAGCGTGCTGTCCATCGCCTCCCAAAATCAAGGGCTTAGCAGCGTACCGGTGagtaacatttaaaatatcgcAACCTTTATAACATTATGGCATTAGCAATGACCAAGTGCATGTGTATTGTATGACTCGAATGTTACTATTCTTAAAAATTTGTGTTGATATCATTAAAGTGACGTGATATAATTAAGTTATAGTTTATTTAAACAAGTTTTCCGAGTCAAATGAACATCTATGACTAAATAAAGGCCACTGTCATATGCATGTTTCTGTTATTGCTTTAACTCATTTGTTTGGTTTGTAGAAACGGTACAGCTTGAAAACTGGACCTCCCAAAaaagatgtcaaaataaaaggaGTCAATTCATCTGCTGTACAGGCCTTTCTGAAGAAGCAGGCCATAGATCAAAGAAAGAAAGGTATAGACTTGGTTATCTGAAACATTATTTGCCTTTTACTGCTATAAAATAGACACATACAGGGTTCCCAAGGgcccttgaaatccttgaaagtttgtgaatctgggggtaaaaattcaaggccctgggaagtttttgaaaatatacatgcatagttCCAGGTCATTGAACGTTCCATattaaaaaatccatattatttcgcCAATTTTcgtgtgtagtgtaggataatatcataacatttctagccttttaagcacacgtgctaaactgtttgctttaaatgttatatctttgtatgtgaatgttgattcataccaaaatgcttttttgcatagttgtgtttgacaaatgaaaatgtcttgggttacgtatgtaactgttgttccctgagaagggaacgaggcgctgcgtctcccttgccatagtTCCtccgtccctgtaacgccgtctttggcaatatttcagatagcgatatacttcctggcttttgtgtcaccctgtctttgtcgttaagcctcaccattggttgaatttgatatacacattcagatgcacttaccactggaggcgtccccaaagtgtcaccgcagtgacgcagcgcaagttccctctaaAGGGGGCTGTAACAATGtttcttaaaaggtaacacaagtTAACCTTGCttttacttgaaatgtgtccccacatttagtccttgaatttgagggatAGGACGTGGAAAGCCctaaaaggtccttgaatttgaagttaactatggtgtgggaaccctgcatatatttaatatgtactTGTGCATTTTAGGTAGATTTTCATGTTTTGTAAAGTGTAATAAGACCTGTGGATGTCAAACAGGGTCGGGGAGTACATAATCATTATGCAAAAAACCTGGCAACTGTTATCTGTGAAGTACTGTATcagaatatatttttaaagtaacCCTCCCAAACCTTGTGTCAAACATACTAATAAGTATATATATGACTCCTATGGTCATGTACACTATGTACTGCAAAAGTAGCATTAGCTTTGTATTTATCATTGTATTCATTTAAAATCTTTCTCTTTTCTTAAGGTTCCTCTCTCTAGGTTTCTCTCTACCCCTTTTACGAAATTAACCATGGTTgtattacaaataaaacaaaaaccatggttattatTCTCAAAGTATAGTTACCAcaaattaaacatggttttgcTACAGTAACATTAGTGTAATCATGGTTTTACAAGTTATCAAtacaaacacattcacaaagaTTTTggttacacttttactataataaaaccatggttaattttgtaAGGGACCAGGCCAAAAATGATGGCATTAGGTGTATTCTAGTGAGTTTGATTTCATTTACATCAAATGTTTCTCACATATTACCAAACCACATCACATTATGCTCTTCTCGGGTCctaagaaatgtacccgacccaaaATGACCCAATCACTTTTTACCCAAACTTTATTatgaatattattatttatttattttaacctgACCCAAATGCGACCAAGTGGCAATTTTTAGACTCAAACATAAATGACACTGActtgtgtgcagtctgcagccccgcATGCACCCGTCAGACAAAAAGAAACACAGTGacctcgcaaccaatttggctCACTGCTCCATTTATTATCTGACGGTCGGTTCTTGAGAGAGGGAGTTGGAAAAGGACTCGATGCACACACGCAAGCTAGTTTGGGTCTTctgttcggcaaaaacacattcattttaaattaccagaGCACCGATGCTGCTAATATTATGCCTGACCCGTGTCCGAAGCACACGTAAAAGTTTTAGACACGTGAAAGGGCTCGATGCACACACGCAAGCTattttgcactgcaaaaaatgattttcaagaaaaaaaatcttatttttactgaaaacaagacaaaaatactatttaaAATTTCAAACGACCcatgaaaataagtctagtttttagaccaaaaatatcaaatttaagtgattttgtgcataaaacaagccaaaaaatcgcccaatggggtaagcaattatttcttaaatttagtgtttaagaaaaatgttcaattttttcgtttaccccattggcagatttttttgcttgttttatgcacaaaatcacttaaatttgacatttttggtgtaaaaaattttattttttgcttatcaagaaaaagcatcttcatttaagaatttttagatattatttttgcttgcttgggTCTCGGTCGGACCTCAGGTTTTCTTATCTATGTGGACCCGTGCAGACCTCTACATCACATACTTAAAGGGGCTTAAACTATTAAGTTGTTAGATCTTATTATTTCCGATGACTTGGGAAAGAGTGAATTAATAATATCAGTTATTTTAACTGTCCCCCAATAACGTTATTCCTCTCAACTGACCTATTTAGAGttagttttttttgggggggagcAAGCTCATATAATCCATACTTTCATCTTTCAATTCCTCTTTTTTTATAGAACTGGAGAGTAAGAAGGCAAAAGAGGAGCTACTGGCCAAAAGAGTGGAGCTTAAATCAGACAGGAAGGCACGAGCGATGGCTTCACGGACCAAGGACAATTTCAGAGGTTACAATGGCATCCCCGTTGTCGAGCAACCCAAAAAGAGGCGATCAAAGGGGGAGATGTTTGAGGAACAGGAAAGAACAGACAcgtatgatgatgatgatgaggacaATTACAACTACGAGGGTACAGATTCCGAATCCGATGAGCAAAACAGTCAGGTTAAGTTTAAGCCTCAGCCTCGTGCCGAAAACTCAAACAAAGTCGACAGCAAGCCGAAAAAACCCAGTGCTTCAGCTAGGCCTGCCCCACCACCAATGAACTTTGCAGAACTTTTGAAGCTTGCACAGAAAAAACAATTCGAACCTGTTGAACTGAAACAAGTAAAGAAGACAGAAGAGAGGCCTAGAACTGCAGAGGAGATTCGAGAACTTGAAATGGAGCGTAAAGTTAAAAATCAAGACAGAGGGAAGGATGTGAAACCTGACAAGAATTCAGGGCAAAAGGACAACAGATCTCAGTCCAGCTCAAATTCCCAAAAGAAACCCATAGATGGTGACAACAGAAATGGGAAGTTGCCCAAGCCAGCTGGAGATAAGTATTCATCTGCCAGTACCAGCAAAAAGCCAAAGCCCAAAACCTCCAACGAAAGACCACATGGTTCTGCCAAACCTACCGAAAACAGAACCAACTCTGGCTCCTCGGGTGCCTTAAATAATAAAGTTGCCATAAAGACCGGTCCCTCATTTCAGGCTAAACAAGCACCACCCAGACCCCCACAGAGCCAAAGGCCCACAACCTCAAGTGACCTTACCCCAAAGAAGGGGAATATCTCAGTACCTCAAGGAAAACCAAGTATTTCTGGAATTCGCAGTGGAGTTGCATCCGATCCCGCTAGATCAGGTCAAggacctcaaaaaagctcaGACAGAGGTGGGCATCCTCAGAAACTGGTAAAACCAGGAAATGTAC is drawn from Misgurnus anguillicaudatus chromosome 6, ASM2758022v2, whole genome shotgun sequence and contains these coding sequences:
- the LOC129433990 gene encoding protein SPT2 homolog isoform X3; amino-acid sequence: MASRTKDNFRGYNGIPVVEQPKKRRSKGEMFEEQERTDTYDDDDEDNYNYEGTDSESDEQNSQVKFKPQPRAENSNKVDSKPKKPSASARPAPPPMNFAELLKLAQKKQFEPVELKQVKKTEERPRTAEEIRELEMERKVKNQDRGKDVKPDKNSGQKDNRSQSSSNSQKKPIDGDNRNGKLPKPAGDKYSSASTSKKPKPKTSNERPHGSAKPTENRTNSGSSGALNNKVAIKTGPSFQAKQAPPRPPQSQRPTTSSDLTPKKGNISVPQGKPSISGIRSGVASDPARSGQGPQKSSDRGGHPQKLVKPGNVQRPGSGAPPRPGSNGLVRPGDSSKQPRPGGSLQGQQIPGGSRAPLNGPSRMRGGFSGRPVNGMGSGPGRPQCTVVAETISSKNFTPRPGMMAQRPPGPQGPRTMIDASGHRVLVRPPGPPLPPITSSYKRQYEDEEDEYDSEMDDFIDDGEQDPDEISKHIREIFGYDKNKYKDESDYALKFMESSWKEQQKEEARSLRLGIKEDEEEMLLEEQEMKRKLAMKVKRKKI
- the LOC129433990 gene encoding protein SPT2 homolog isoform X1, with translation MDFDSVLSIASQNQGLSSVPKRYSLKTGPPKKDVKIKGVNSSAVQAFLKKQAIDQRKKELESKKAKEELLAKRVELKSDRKARAMASRTKDNFRGYNGIPVVEQPKKRRSKGEMFEEQERTDTYDDDDEDNYNYEGTDSESDEQNSQVKFKPQPRAENSNKVDSKPKKPSASARPAPPPMNFAELLKLAQKKQFEPVELKQVKKTEERPRTAEEIRELEMERKVKNQDRGKDVKPDKNSGQKDNRSQSSSNSQKKPIDGDNRNGKLPKPAGDKYSSASTSKKPKPKTSNERPHGSAKPTENRTNSGSSGALNNKVAIKTGPSFQAKQAPPRPPQSQRPTTSSDLTPKKGNISVPQGKPSISGIRSGVASDPARSGQGPQKSSDRGGHPQKLVKPGNVQRPGSGAPPRPGSNGLVRPGDSSKQPRPGGSLQGQQIPGGSRAPLNGPSRMRGGFSGRPVNGMGSGPGRPQCTVVAETISSKNFTPRPGMMAQRPPGPQGPRTMIDASGHRVLVRPPGPPLPPITSSYKRQYEDEEDEYDSEMDDFIDDGEQDPDEISKHIREIFGYDKNKYKDESDYALKFMESSWKEQQKEEARSLRLGIKEDEEEMLLEEQEMKRKLAMKVKRKKI
- the LOC129433990 gene encoding protein SPT2 homolog isoform X2 translates to MDFDSVLSIASQNQGLSSVPKRYSLKTGPPKKDVKIKGVNSSAVQAFLKKQAIDQRKKELESKKAKEELLAKRVELKSDRKARAMASRTKDNFRGYNGIPVVEQPKKRRSKGEMFEEQERTDTYDDDDEDNYNYEGTDSESDEQNSQVKFKPQPRAENSNKVDSKPKKPSASARPAPPPMNFAELLKLAQKKQFEPVELKQVKKTEERPRTAEEIRELEMERKVKNQDRGKDVKPDKNSGQKDNRSQSSSNSQKKPIDGDNRNGKLPKPAGDKYSSASTSKKPKPKTSNERPHGSAKPTENRTNSGSSGALNNKVAIKTGPSFQAKQAPPRPPQSQRPTTSSDLTPKKGNISVPQGKPSISGIRSGVASDPARSGQGPQKSSDRGGHPQKLVKPGNVQRPGSGAPPRPGSNGLVRPGDSSKQPRPGGSLQGQQIPGGSRAPLNGPSRMRGGFSGRPVNGMGSGPGRPQCTVVAETISSKNFTPRPGMMAQRPPGPQGPRTMIDASGHRVLVRPPGPPLPPITSSYKRQYEDEEDEYDSEMDDFIDDGEQDPDEISKHIREIFGYDKNKYKDESDYALKFMESSWKEQQKEEARSLRMAVFEDQEEERRELEEMQRKNPKKRKI
- the LOC141364343 gene encoding lysoplasmalogenase TMEM86A-like produces the protein MVSPVTVVKSEGPKLVPFFKATCVYFVLWLPTSSPSWFSALIKCLPIFCLWVFLLAHGIGFLGAHSSARKILAGLIFSALGDAFLIWQEQGYFSHGLLMFAITHILYSSAFGMKPLNFRAGLIISVISGLSYSLLYPYLSGPFTYLVAVYTALIGFMGWRAIAGVQLANDLWTWTKLSACLGAVLFMVSDLTIAVNKFCFPVPHSRLIIMATYYAAQMLIALSAVERQDADVSWKRA